A single region of the Acidobacteriota bacterium genome encodes:
- a CDS encoding helix-turn-helix transcriptional regulator, with the protein MDEVVGLLQEAVFDESRWTKLALSIDSACGLIGSQLCVVAADVDDTVPDFRFNRGLIRGEPQEDLESEYIEYYHSLDERIPRMRGMRPGRLYHNTDLLTESEQKSSPVYAGFIPRHTSNDQFNIRMPGHGGTSMFWVVAREMDRSGWSFENLKRIELLVPHVAHFVRVRQALAAADARGDALAALLDRTGLGVLHLDRHGRVLEANERARRVLAEGDCLTQRKNQLRACARHEDARLGRLLTACFDRGVGGSMALWRPGDARADSLILHVCPVPLDWTSFDTRGVAVQILLVEPGRTPEMDGRQLADLYDLTPAESGLALLLARGRSVREVAVSTGRKEATVRWHVKNLHSKLGVHRQADLVRLVLSTAAPAE; encoded by the coding sequence ATGGACGAAGTCGTTGGCCTCCTGCAGGAAGCGGTCTTCGACGAGAGTCGATGGACGAAGCTGGCGCTTTCGATCGACAGTGCGTGCGGACTGATCGGGAGCCAGCTTTGCGTCGTAGCTGCTGACGTGGACGACACTGTCCCGGACTTCCGTTTCAATCGGGGTCTGATTCGCGGCGAGCCGCAAGAGGATCTGGAGTCGGAGTACATCGAGTACTACCACTCCCTGGACGAGCGGATACCCCGCATGAGGGGAATGCGCCCTGGCAGGCTCTACCACAACACGGACCTCCTGACCGAGAGTGAACAGAAGAGCTCGCCCGTGTACGCGGGCTTCATCCCGCGGCATACCAGTAACGATCAGTTCAACATTCGTATGCCGGGACATGGCGGCACCAGTATGTTCTGGGTCGTCGCCCGAGAGATGGACCGCAGCGGTTGGTCATTCGAGAACCTGAAGCGCATCGAATTACTGGTCCCTCATGTGGCGCACTTCGTACGCGTCCGGCAGGCGCTGGCCGCCGCGGACGCGCGCGGTGATGCCTTGGCGGCCCTGCTGGACCGGACGGGCTTGGGTGTGCTCCATCTCGACCGCCATGGCCGGGTGCTGGAAGCGAACGAACGGGCGCGGCGCGTGCTGGCGGAAGGCGACTGCCTTACGCAGCGGAAGAACCAGCTCAGAGCCTGCGCGCGGCACGAGGACGCCCGGTTGGGTCGGCTGCTGACGGCCTGTTTCGACCGGGGTGTCGGCGGTTCGATGGCTCTCTGGCGTCCCGGCGATGCAAGAGCCGACTCCTTGATTCTGCACGTATGCCCGGTGCCCCTGGACTGGACCAGCTTCGACACCCGTGGCGTCGCCGTTCAGATCCTGTTGGTGGAACCGGGAAGGACGCCCGAAATGGACGGCCGTCAACTTGCCGACCTCTACGACTTGACTCCGGCCGAGAGTGGTCTCGCGCTCTTGCTCGCCCGCGGTCGGAGCGTCCGGGAAGTCGCGGTGTCCACGGGTCGCAAGGAGGCCACCGTGAGGTGGCACGTCAAGAACCTGCACTCGAAGCTCGGCGTCCATCGCCAGGCGGACCTGGTGCGCCTCGTGCTGTCAACGGCGGCGCCGGCGGAGTAG